A window from Culex pipiens pallens isolate TS chromosome 3, TS_CPP_V2, whole genome shotgun sequence encodes these proteins:
- the LOC120420647 gene encoding uncharacterized protein LOC120420647 isoform X2 has translation MGKRHVVDHGGDQFETPQKRQKVATAAAVSPFVEMSPMSCSPALNMSFTLTREFVDGTILTDLALKDWRIGKPIGKGSFGEIFLASDNVFKPVTSENAKYVVKIEPHSNGPLFVEIHALLNTAKRTDSNEIPAGMPEYIASGSHYFKNERYRFLILKRYQRDLHSLIKNRRVDPASVPVIALQILDVLEHLHDKGYVHSDIKAENLMIGKVPASALLDLKSSKCFQEEPPAPTPPAKQKKHKNTVNGHNGLTSTPTVLTKKAPTDFSGSNPVRSCRNGSDEFVTSGTYKDMVKSHYLRPLKNIVYRDDSDEEAADGKNGKKKRSKRKDGDASKSFFYTITTKNVSENFKQIDVQVSRNGAAFVAAEPKVAQDVVMEERIHLIDFGLASKFIDSTGQHRPFCMDQRRAHDGTLEYTSRDAHMGAHARRSDLECLGYNLIYWSRGFLPWKDEKMLNQPEQVHRMKEYFMTDVREMLKLIYGEDCPKYLGEFLHYVGGLNYDDRPDYEFLRSLFCQELRRLGQKPCGPYLKLNVHNIVKLSEPLTAQDEAEITNKINHVKSLMKMGVLPYRESTLHNKTTSPKNLRSKRDSTRTPGNNGTARNGATSTAKKEKPFSWSEILSTDPDQIARERAEKEFERADLVEEVVIKYSGNPTYAIRELENKRESGVGGGGLEYTETEGYIRGYTKPMMDILRKRQSQLIRDVIRERNCGNGVKEPPDEEKAEVVEEEVEEEQNEDDGSEDGEQKEEEEEEEEVEEDGSDNESVRSDAASEADSGNDDVDGEEEQEEEMEQQEEEVEEDTGSDHSEVVQQKGKGRRRVLHSESSDQQDSDFNDQDSSENDSRDARKKKKRGRPRLNRDQPKSRSKHSKSANADNNTKVPVIARNNNNNNKPYYGDVDDSSHDVPLSQQKFLLLKRRKSGLRERIRPTDRSAKYHDDLALKKSKRSPRKRYSDDEDYRVDDSSCSSSQSTNSIASTASTASSSASSTNSNFSEDRRSGGAVRKSSRKRTKRSYSSSSRSVASHSSRSSSVHNASATHGTTNGHSETTSAAPAPPPPLAPSQRPSAFVADEEDFYDDDDTRDMDYSPCKVKRGRKPSALTAAGRKNGTKKRLAEVKGSFSLV, from the exons ATGGGCAAACGACACGTCGTGGACCATGGCGGCGATCAGTTCGAGACGCCCCAGAAGCGGCAGAAGGTGGCGACGGCGGCGGCGGTTTCGCCGTTCGTCGAGATGAGCCCGATGAGTTGCAGCCCGGCGCTGAACATGAGCTTTACGCTGACGCGCGAGTTTGTGGACGGTACCATTCTGACGGATTTGGCACTAAAAGACTGGCGCATCGGAAAACCCATCGGCAAGGGCAGCTTCGGGGAGATCTTCCTAGCCTCGGATAACGTCTTCAAGCCGGTTACGAGCGAGAACGCCAAGTACGTGGTCAAGATCGAACCCCACTCGAACGGACCGCTGTTTGTGGAGATTCACGCGCTGCTCAACACCGCCAAGCGCACCGACTCCAACGAGATCCCCGCCGGCATGCCCGAGTACATCGCGTCCGGCTCGCACTACTTCAAGAACGAACGGTACCGCTTCCTCATCCTAAAGCGCTACCAGCGCGATCTCCACTCGCTCATCAAGAACCGTCGCGTCGACCCGGCCAGCGTGCCCGTCATCGCGCTCCAAATCCTCGACGTGCTCGAGCACCTGCACGACAAAGGTTACGTCCACTCGGACATCAAAGCGGAAAACCTCATGATCGGCAAAGTCCCAGCCTCAGCCCTGCTCGACCTCAAAAGCTCCAAATGCTTCCAGGAAGAACCCCCCGCGCCAACCCCCCCGGCCAAGCAGAAAAAGCACAAAAACACCGTCAACGGCCACAACGGCCTCACCAGCACGCCCACAGTCCTAACAAAAAAAGCGCCCACCGACTTCAGCGGCTCCAACCCGGTCCGCTCGTGTCGCAACGGCTCCGACGAGTTCGTCACGTCCGGCACCTACAAGGACATGGTCAAGAGCCACTACCTGCGCCCCCTCAAGAACATCGTCTACCGCGACGACAGCGACGAAGAAGCGGCGGACGGCAAAAACGGCAAGAAGAAGCGCAGCAAGCGCAAGGACGGCGACGCCAGCAAGTCCTTCTTCTACACCATCACCACCAAGAACGTGAGCGAAAACTTCAAGCAAATCGACGTCCAGGTCAGCCGGAACGGCGCGGCGTTTGTCGCCGCGGAACCCAAGGTGGCCCAGGACGTCGTGATGGAGGAGCGCATTCATCTGATTGATTTTGGGCTCGCGTCCAAGTTTATCGACAGCACCGGGCAGCACCGGCCGTTCTGCATGGACCAGCGGAGGGCGCACGACGGGACGCTGGAGTACACGTCGCGGGATGCGCACATGGGGGCGCACGCGAGGCGCAGCGATTTGGAGTGTTTGGG CTACAACCTCATCTACTGGAGCCGGGGCTTCCTGCCGTGGAAGGACGAGAAAATGCTCAACCAGCCGGAGCAGGTGCACCGCATGAAGGAGTACTTCATGACGGACGTGCGCGAGATGCTCAAGCTGATCTACGGCGAGGACTGTCCGAAATACCTGGGCGAGTTTCTGCACTACGTCGGCGGGCTGAACTACGACGACCGGCCAGACTACGAGTTTCTGCGGTCGCTGTTCTGCCAGGAGCTGCGTCGGCTCGGCCAGAAGCCGTGCGGTCCGTACCTCAAGCTGAACGTGCACAACATCGTGAAGCTGAGCGAACCGTTGACGGCCCAGGACGAGGCGGAGATCACCAACAAAATCAACCACGTCAAGTCGCTGATGAAGATGGGCGTGCTGCCGTACCGGGAGAGCACCCTGCACAACAAGACGACCTCGCCGAAGAACCTGCGCTCGAAGCGGGACAGCACCCGCACGCCGGGCAACAACGGGACGGCTCGGAATGGGGCGACCAGCACTGCCAAGAAGGAGAAACCGTTCTCGTGGTCGGAGATTCTGAGCACCGATCCGGACCAGATTGCGCGGGAACGTGCCGAGAAGGAGTTCGAGCGGGCCGACCTGGTCGAGGAGGTTGTGATCAAGTACAGCGGCAATCCGACGTACGCGATTCGAGAGTTGGAGAATAAGCGGGAGAGTGGGGTTGGCGGTGGTGGGCTGGAGTACACCGAGACTGAGGGCTACATCCGGGGCTACACGAAACCGATGATGGACATCTTGAGGAAGCGACAGTCGCAGCTGATACGGGATGTGATACGGGAGAGGAATTGTGGCAACGGGGTGAAAGAACCGCCCGATGAGGAGAAAGCGGAGGTTGTTGAGGAAGAGGTGGAAGAGGAGCAGAATGAGGACGATGGAAGTGAAGATGGGGAGCAgaaggaagaggaggaggaggaagaagagGTCGAGGAAGATGGTAGTGATAATGAGAGTGTTCGTTCCGACGCGGCATCGGAAGCGGACTCCGGAAATGACGACGTTGACGGGGAGGAAGAACAGGAAGAGGAGATGGAGCAGCAGGAGGAAGAAGTTGAGGAAGATACTGGCTCGGACCACTCGGAAGTGGTACAGCAGAAGGGTAAGGGTCGGAGGAGAGTGCTGCACTCGGAGAGCAGTGACCAGCAGGACAGTGACTTTAACGATCAGGACAGCTCGGAGAACGATAGCCGAGATGCGCGCAAAAAGAAGAAACGTGGCCGCCCAAGACTGAACCGGGATCAGCCCAAGTCCCGGTCGAAACACTCAAAATCCGCCAACGCTGACAACAATACAAAAGTTCCTGTGATAGCCagaaataacaacaacaacaacaagccgTACTACGGAGACGTGGACGATTCTTCGCACGACGTGCCGTTGTCGCAGCAAAAGTTTCTGTTGCTGAAGCGCCGCAAGTCGGGTCTGCGCGAGCGGATACGACCGACTGACCGGAGTGCCAAGTACCACGACGATTTGGCGCTGAAAAAGTCCAAACGGTCACCGCGCAAGCGCTACAGCGACGACGAAGACTACCGGGTGGACGACAGTTCCTGCAGCTCAAGCCAGTCGACCAACTCGATCGCGTCCACGGCGTCTACCGCAAGCAGCAGCGCCAGCAGCACGAATTCGAACTTTTCCGAAGATCGTCGTTCTGGCGGCGCTGTGCGCAAATCTTCCCGTAAACGTACCAAGCGGTCCTACTCCAGCAGCAGCCGGTCGGTCGCGTCCCACAGCTCTCGTTCCTCTTCCGTGCACAACGCCTCGGCAACTCACGGCACCACCAATGGGCACAGTGAGACGACATCGGCAGCGCCAGCACCGCCACCACCACTTGCGCCATCGCAACGCCCCTCCGCGTTTGTCGCCGACGAGGAAGACTTCTACGACGACGATGACACCCGCGACATGGACTACAGCCCGTGCAAGGTGAAGCGGGGTCGGAAACCAAGCGCGCTGACGGCCGCTGGCCGCAAGAACGGTACCAAGAAGCGGCTCGCCGAAGTCAAAG GATCGTTTTCGCTCGTCTGA
- the LOC120420647 gene encoding uncharacterized protein LOC120420647 isoform X1, whose product MGKRHVVDHGGDQFETPQKRQKVATAAAVSPFVEMSPMSCSPALNMSFTLTREFVDGTILTDLALKDWRIGKPIGKGSFGEIFLASDNVFKPVTSENAKYVVKIEPHSNGPLFVEIHALLNTAKRTDSNEIPAGMPEYIASGSHYFKNERYRFLILKRYQRDLHSLIKNRRVDPASVPVIALQILDVLEHLHDKGYVHSDIKAENLMIGKVPASALLDLKSSKCFQEEPPAPTPPAKQKKHKNTVNGHNGLTSTPTVLTKKAPTDFSGSNPVRSCRNGSDEFVTSGTYKDMVKSHYLRPLKNIVYRDDSDEEAADGKNGKKKRSKRKDGDASKSFFYTITTKNVSENFKQIDVQVSRNGAAFVAAEPKVAQDVVMEERIHLIDFGLASKFIDSTGQHRPFCMDQRRAHDGTLEYTSRDAHMGAHARRSDLECLGYNLIYWSRGFLPWKDEKMLNQPEQVHRMKEYFMTDVREMLKLIYGEDCPKYLGEFLHYVGGLNYDDRPDYEFLRSLFCQELRRLGQKPCGPYLKLNVHNIVKLSEPLTAQDEAEITNKINHVKSLMKMGVLPYRESTLHNKTTSPKNLRSKRDSTRTPGNNGTARNGATSTAKKEKPFSWSEILSTDPDQIARERAEKEFERADLVEEVVIKYSGNPTYAIRELENKRESGVGGGGLEYTETEGYIRGYTKPMMDILRKRQSQLIRDVIRERNCGNGVKEPPDEEKAEVVEEEVEEEQNEDDGSEDGEQKEEEEEEEEVEEDGSDNESVRSDAASEADSGNDDVDGEEEQEEEMEQQEEEVEEDTGSDHSEVVQQKGKGRRRVLHSESSDQQDSDFNDQDSSENDSRDARKKKKRGRPRLNRDQPKSRSKHSKSANADNNTKVPVIARNNNNNNKPYYGDVDDSSHDVPLSQQKFLLLKRRKSGLRERIRPTDRSAKYHDDLALKKSKRSPRKRYSDDEDYRVDDSSCSSSQSTNSIASTASTASSSASSTNSNFSEDRRSGGAVRKSSRKRTKRSYSSSSRSVASHSSRSSSVHNASATHGTTNGHSETTSAAPAPPPPLAPSQRPSAFVADEEDFYDDDDTRDMDYSPCKVKRGRKPSALTAAGRKNGTKKRLAEVKGPAATVAKGGGVVAGLRGRRGDHQVRTYSRG is encoded by the exons ATGGGCAAACGACACGTCGTGGACCATGGCGGCGATCAGTTCGAGACGCCCCAGAAGCGGCAGAAGGTGGCGACGGCGGCGGCGGTTTCGCCGTTCGTCGAGATGAGCCCGATGAGTTGCAGCCCGGCGCTGAACATGAGCTTTACGCTGACGCGCGAGTTTGTGGACGGTACCATTCTGACGGATTTGGCACTAAAAGACTGGCGCATCGGAAAACCCATCGGCAAGGGCAGCTTCGGGGAGATCTTCCTAGCCTCGGATAACGTCTTCAAGCCGGTTACGAGCGAGAACGCCAAGTACGTGGTCAAGATCGAACCCCACTCGAACGGACCGCTGTTTGTGGAGATTCACGCGCTGCTCAACACCGCCAAGCGCACCGACTCCAACGAGATCCCCGCCGGCATGCCCGAGTACATCGCGTCCGGCTCGCACTACTTCAAGAACGAACGGTACCGCTTCCTCATCCTAAAGCGCTACCAGCGCGATCTCCACTCGCTCATCAAGAACCGTCGCGTCGACCCGGCCAGCGTGCCCGTCATCGCGCTCCAAATCCTCGACGTGCTCGAGCACCTGCACGACAAAGGTTACGTCCACTCGGACATCAAAGCGGAAAACCTCATGATCGGCAAAGTCCCAGCCTCAGCCCTGCTCGACCTCAAAAGCTCCAAATGCTTCCAGGAAGAACCCCCCGCGCCAACCCCCCCGGCCAAGCAGAAAAAGCACAAAAACACCGTCAACGGCCACAACGGCCTCACCAGCACGCCCACAGTCCTAACAAAAAAAGCGCCCACCGACTTCAGCGGCTCCAACCCGGTCCGCTCGTGTCGCAACGGCTCCGACGAGTTCGTCACGTCCGGCACCTACAAGGACATGGTCAAGAGCCACTACCTGCGCCCCCTCAAGAACATCGTCTACCGCGACGACAGCGACGAAGAAGCGGCGGACGGCAAAAACGGCAAGAAGAAGCGCAGCAAGCGCAAGGACGGCGACGCCAGCAAGTCCTTCTTCTACACCATCACCACCAAGAACGTGAGCGAAAACTTCAAGCAAATCGACGTCCAGGTCAGCCGGAACGGCGCGGCGTTTGTCGCCGCGGAACCCAAGGTGGCCCAGGACGTCGTGATGGAGGAGCGCATTCATCTGATTGATTTTGGGCTCGCGTCCAAGTTTATCGACAGCACCGGGCAGCACCGGCCGTTCTGCATGGACCAGCGGAGGGCGCACGACGGGACGCTGGAGTACACGTCGCGGGATGCGCACATGGGGGCGCACGCGAGGCGCAGCGATTTGGAGTGTTTGGG CTACAACCTCATCTACTGGAGCCGGGGCTTCCTGCCGTGGAAGGACGAGAAAATGCTCAACCAGCCGGAGCAGGTGCACCGCATGAAGGAGTACTTCATGACGGACGTGCGCGAGATGCTCAAGCTGATCTACGGCGAGGACTGTCCGAAATACCTGGGCGAGTTTCTGCACTACGTCGGCGGGCTGAACTACGACGACCGGCCAGACTACGAGTTTCTGCGGTCGCTGTTCTGCCAGGAGCTGCGTCGGCTCGGCCAGAAGCCGTGCGGTCCGTACCTCAAGCTGAACGTGCACAACATCGTGAAGCTGAGCGAACCGTTGACGGCCCAGGACGAGGCGGAGATCACCAACAAAATCAACCACGTCAAGTCGCTGATGAAGATGGGCGTGCTGCCGTACCGGGAGAGCACCCTGCACAACAAGACGACCTCGCCGAAGAACCTGCGCTCGAAGCGGGACAGCACCCGCACGCCGGGCAACAACGGGACGGCTCGGAATGGGGCGACCAGCACTGCCAAGAAGGAGAAACCGTTCTCGTGGTCGGAGATTCTGAGCACCGATCCGGACCAGATTGCGCGGGAACGTGCCGAGAAGGAGTTCGAGCGGGCCGACCTGGTCGAGGAGGTTGTGATCAAGTACAGCGGCAATCCGACGTACGCGATTCGAGAGTTGGAGAATAAGCGGGAGAGTGGGGTTGGCGGTGGTGGGCTGGAGTACACCGAGACTGAGGGCTACATCCGGGGCTACACGAAACCGATGATGGACATCTTGAGGAAGCGACAGTCGCAGCTGATACGGGATGTGATACGGGAGAGGAATTGTGGCAACGGGGTGAAAGAACCGCCCGATGAGGAGAAAGCGGAGGTTGTTGAGGAAGAGGTGGAAGAGGAGCAGAATGAGGACGATGGAAGTGAAGATGGGGAGCAgaaggaagaggaggaggaggaagaagagGTCGAGGAAGATGGTAGTGATAATGAGAGTGTTCGTTCCGACGCGGCATCGGAAGCGGACTCCGGAAATGACGACGTTGACGGGGAGGAAGAACAGGAAGAGGAGATGGAGCAGCAGGAGGAAGAAGTTGAGGAAGATACTGGCTCGGACCACTCGGAAGTGGTACAGCAGAAGGGTAAGGGTCGGAGGAGAGTGCTGCACTCGGAGAGCAGTGACCAGCAGGACAGTGACTTTAACGATCAGGACAGCTCGGAGAACGATAGCCGAGATGCGCGCAAAAAGAAGAAACGTGGCCGCCCAAGACTGAACCGGGATCAGCCCAAGTCCCGGTCGAAACACTCAAAATCCGCCAACGCTGACAACAATACAAAAGTTCCTGTGATAGCCagaaataacaacaacaacaacaagccgTACTACGGAGACGTGGACGATTCTTCGCACGACGTGCCGTTGTCGCAGCAAAAGTTTCTGTTGCTGAAGCGCCGCAAGTCGGGTCTGCGCGAGCGGATACGACCGACTGACCGGAGTGCCAAGTACCACGACGATTTGGCGCTGAAAAAGTCCAAACGGTCACCGCGCAAGCGCTACAGCGACGACGAAGACTACCGGGTGGACGACAGTTCCTGCAGCTCAAGCCAGTCGACCAACTCGATCGCGTCCACGGCGTCTACCGCAAGCAGCAGCGCCAGCAGCACGAATTCGAACTTTTCCGAAGATCGTCGTTCTGGCGGCGCTGTGCGCAAATCTTCCCGTAAACGTACCAAGCGGTCCTACTCCAGCAGCAGCCGGTCGGTCGCGTCCCACAGCTCTCGTTCCTCTTCCGTGCACAACGCCTCGGCAACTCACGGCACCACCAATGGGCACAGTGAGACGACATCGGCAGCGCCAGCACCGCCACCACCACTTGCGCCATCGCAACGCCCCTCCGCGTTTGTCGCCGACGAGGAAGACTTCTACGACGACGATGACACCCGCGACATGGACTACAGCCCGTGCAAGGTGAAGCGGGGTCGGAAACCAAGCGCGCTGACGGCCGCTGGCCGCAAGAACGGTACCAAGAAGCGGCTCGCCGAAGTCAAAG GGCCAGCGGCAACCGTAGCCAAGGGCGGAGGTGTCGTTGCTGGCCTGCGAGGGAGACGGGGAGACCACCAGGTCCGGACGTACAGCCGGGGATAG